In the genome of uncultured Sphaerochaeta sp., the window TATGCCGATTTTGTCAGGGAAGCAAAACAACGGGGACGGTTTGTCCTGCTTGACCTGAAAGGGGACGACCTAAAGGCTTGCCTTCCCTTCCGTCCAGATGTGATCAAGCCGAATCTCAGCGAGGCTGTGCACACATTCCTCGGCCAGACGGTTGGCGAACAGGAGAAAACGGACCATCTGATGGCATCGATCCGCTCGACCATGGAGGAGATCCACCGCACCTACGGAACCATCACGGTTCTCTCCCGGGGCAAACAGGAGATGTGGGTCCAGGGGGAATCCTTCTTCACGGTTCCGGTAGAGGAAGTGGAGGCGGTGAATACCATTGGTTGCGGCGATTCGCTCGGGGCGGCTCTCACGGCCTCCCTATACACGGGTACAAATCTGCAACACGCTGCAATCTATGCAACAAACGTTGCAACAATGAATGCTAAATCTATACATCCCGGAAGTATTGTCTAACAAAAAACCTAGGATACTTGGTGCAGGAAAGAATTCATATATTGCGCAATATATAAATCTGCAACACGAAATCATCATTTTTCTCAAATTTTTTGAAGAAAAATCACAAATAGCGCAATTCAATGGATAGATTTTTATCATTTCATTCATGATTTCTTTTGACAGCCTTGCAATTCTCCCCCTATACTGAATCCAGTTAAAACCCCACCTAGGTGGGGCGACACCCCAGAGGAGAACTTGTATGAAAAAATTTCTGACAATCGTGCTCTGTTTCGCGCTGGTAAGTTCTGCAGTGTTTGCAGGCGGTGCATCCGAAGCAGCACCCGCTGCCAAGGCTGACTCCAACGTAGTCAAGATTGCTCTGATCATCGAGAACACCATCGACGACAAAGGTTGGTGCCAGGCCATGCATGACGGTATCGTCGCTGCCCAGGCTGAGCTGCCCGGTCGCATTGAGTACAGCTACACCGAGAAGATGAAGCCCGTCGACGCCGGTTCTGCTGCACGTCAGTACGTTGCCCAGGGGTATGACATCATCATTGCCCACGGTGCACAGTACAAGAACCTCATCCTCGAGATGGCTGAAGAGTATCCCGATGTATCATTCGCATTCGGCACCAGTGCTGAGATCGGACCTGCCAACGTCTTCACCTACATGCCCGAAAGTGAAGAGACCGGTTACCTCTCCGGCCTTATCGCCGGCCTGACCACCAAGAAGAACATCATCGGCCTGGTCGGTCCTGTTGACGCTGGCGACGCTGCCCGCTACAACCGCGGTTTCGTCCTTGGTGTACAGGCTGTGAATCCTGCTGCCAAGCTCATGGTTGCCCACAGTGGCTCCTTCAGTGACTTCGTTAAGGCTGGCGAGATTGCCCAGTCCCAAATCAGAAGCGGTGCTGACGTACTCACCGGTTCCAGCCAGCAGGCTCTTGGTGCTCTGCGCGCCGTTGC includes:
- a CDS encoding PfkB family carbohydrate kinase — its product is MRTLVVCLNPTFQHTLVFSSFSLGEVNRAQQHYLDSSGKGMNAARILTQLGHKAILLTHLGGKRKDEMLELSERDGVAVRWADSHSDIRTCTTILCQGTATELVEEPYPVDPSTEAGIRVLFTQALDEVDALIITGTRAPGYAPSLYADFVREAKQRGRFVLLDLKGDDLKACLPFRPDVIKPNLSEAVHTFLGQTVGEQEKTDHLMASIRSTMEEIHRTYGTITVLSRGKQEMWVQGESFFTVPVEEVEAVNTIGCGDSLGAALTASLYTGTNLQHAAIYATNVATMNAKSIHPGSIV
- a CDS encoding BMP family protein, producing the protein MKKFLTIVLCFALVSSAVFAGGASEAAPAAKADSNVVKIALIIENTIDDKGWCQAMHDGIVAAQAELPGRIEYSYTEKMKPVDAGSAARQYVAQGYDIIIAHGAQYKNLILEMAEEYPDVSFAFGTSAEIGPANVFTYMPESEETGYLSGLIAGLTTKKNIIGLVGPVDAGDAARYNRGFVLGVQAVNPAAKLMVAHSGSFSDFVKAGEIAQSQIRSGADVLTGSSQQALGALRAVADYRDQEIWWVGQDIAQIRITEGYKVIAASSYNYASVIVGLVEKLDKGVKGGEVIPLNFHNGGFVFEFNTALKDKYTGAIETKVNEAIASFKAKSGTVAYTAVDYSKL